A single genomic interval of Pyrus communis chromosome 7, drPyrComm1.1, whole genome shotgun sequence harbors:
- the LOC137740069 gene encoding mitogen-activated protein kinase 20-like, with protein sequence MQQDHTKKNQTEMDFFSDYGDANRYKIQEVIGKGSYGVVCSAIDTHTGEKVAIKKIHDIFEHISDAARILREIKLLRLLRHPDIVEIKHIMLPPSRRDFKDIYVVFELMESDLHQVIKANDDLTREHYQFFLYQLLRALKYIHTANVYHRDLKPKNILANANCKLKICDFGLARVAFNDTPTTIFWTDYVATRWYRAPELCGSFFSKYTPAIDIWSIGCIFAEVLTGKPLFPGKNVVHQLDLMTDLLGTPSLDTISRVRNEKARKYLTSMRKKQPVCFAQKFPNADPLALRLLERLLAFDPKDRPTAEQALADPYFKGLSRIEREPSCQPITKMEFEFERRRVTKEDIRELIFREILEYHPQLLKDYINGTERTNFLYPSAVDQFRKQFAHLEENGGKSGPVIPLERKHVSLPRSTIVHSNTVPPKEQQNYAFLKDQKNAKEAYRNSRDSEAIHVNLSRTMQTPQRISLAKPGRVVGPVAQYDNRNMMKDDYDQRTLVGGSVLLPQAAPPAYCYRKPSAGNQERSVVEVDRDMSSQAKQAAHCGMATKVAPDVAISIDSNPFFMTRVGVPKVENDDRIAIDTNYLQTKAPYGGIGTAAATAAAHRKVGTVQFGMSRMY encoded by the exons ATGCAGCAGGATCACACCAAGAAG AATCAAACAGAGATGGACTTCTTCTCGGATTATGGTGATGCCAATCGGTACAAAATTCAGGAAGTTATTGGGAAAGGAAGCTATGGTGTTGTTTGCTCAGCAATAGACACACATACAGGTGAAAAAGtggcaataaaaaaaatacacgaCATTTTTGAGCATATATCTGATGCCGCTCGTATTCTTCGTGAGATAAAGCTTCTCAGACTTCTACGACATCCCGACATTGTTGAAATTAAGCACATTATGCTGCCACCTTCTCGAAGAGACTTTAAAGATATCTATGTTGTTTTTGAGCTCATGGAATCAGATCTTCATCAAGTTATCAAAGCCAATGATGACCTGACACGAGAACACTATCAGTTCTTTCTTTACCAGCTGCTTCGCGCGTTGAAGTATATTCACACAG CAAATGTCTACCATCGAGATTTAAAACCGAAGAACATATTGGCAAATGCGAATTGTAAGCTTAAAATTTGTGATTTTGGGTTAGCGAGAGTTGCATTCAATGATACGCCTACGACAATATTTTGGACA GACTATGTTGCAACGAGATGGTATAGAGCTCCAGAGCTTTGCGGATCCTTTTTCTCTAAG tATACCCCTGCGATTGATATATGGAGTATAGGCTGCATCTTTGCTGAGGTATTAACAGGAAAGCCACTTTTTCCTGGAAAGAATGTTGTTCACCAGCTGGATTTGATGACTGATCTTCTTGGGACACCATCATTAGATACCATATCCCGG GTTCGAAATGAAAAGGCAAGGAAATACTTAACCAGTATGAGGAAAAAACAACCTGTGTGTTTTGCACAAAAATTTCCAAATGCTGATCCTTTAGCACTACGACTTCTGGAAAGATTGCTTGCTTTTGATCCCAAGGACCGACCAACTGCCGAACAG GCACTTGCTGATCCTTATTTTAAGGGACTGTCGAGAATTGAGAGGGAACCTTCGTGCCAACCAATTACAAAGatggaatttgaatttgaaaggcGAAGAGTCACAAAGGAAGACATACGGGAGCTAATTTTTCGGGAGATATTGGAGTACCATCCTCAGTTGCTAAAAGACTACATAAATGGAACTGAGAGAACTAATTTTCTCTATCCAAG TGCTGTGGATCAATTTAGAAAGCAGTTTGCGCACCTTGAGGAGAATGGGGGTAAAAGTGGTCCAGTTATTCCACTTGAACGAAAGCACGTGTCGCTTCctag GTCCACAATTGTACATTCAAATACGGTCCCTCCCAAAGAGCAACAAAATTATGCATTTTTGAAAGATCAGAAAAATGCCAAAGAGGCATACAGGAATTCAAGGGATTCGGAAGCAATTCACGTAAATCTATCAAGAACCATGCAAACACCACAAAGAATTTCTTTGG CCAAACCAGGAAGAGTTGTTGGACCTGTTGCACAATACGATAATAGAAACATGATGAAAGATGACTATGACCAGAGGACACTAGTTGGAGGTTCGGTACTTCTCCCTCAGGCTGCCCCTCCTGCTTATTGTTACCGCAAGCCCAGTGCTGGAAATCAGGAAAGATCTGTGGTCGAAGTTGATAGGGACATGTCCTCACAAGCCAAGCAAGCTGCACATTGTGGCATGGCAACGAAAGTAGCACCAGATGTAGCTATCAGCATTGACTCGAACCCATTTTTTATGACTCGGGTTGGAGTTCCTAAAGTGGAAAATGATGATCGAATTGCTATTGACACCAACTACCTGCAGACAAAGGCTCCATATGGTGGGATCGGCACTGCTGCTGCCACTGCAGCAGCCCACCGTAAGGTTGGAACTGTTCAGTTTGGCATGTCAAGGATGTATTAG